A portion of the Calothrix sp. 336/3 genome contains these proteins:
- a CDS encoding oligosaccharide flippase family protein: protein MASLKKLAVRGAAWNIISLGFSYILRFTSNLILTRLLVPEYFGLMAMITTLRCGLELVSDIGISQNIINSKRGDETIFLNTAWTLQVIRGFVIWILCAILAFPVSQFYNDQRLLWLIPIVVLYSVIDGFTSTSIPTLYRHMRLDRLAIYNAILQFVHLSTLIILCWKYPNILVLAIGTVLGGIYRLISSYWLIPKYYNHFDFEIDSAREILSFGKWMFLSSGLMFAAEQADRLVLAKILSFQMLGVYTVAYTLASIPREVIRQVSQNVIFPTISKQADLPREVLRKKIISARFPILIGCGIVLAFFVTVGDLIIASLYDQRYADAIWMMPILCFGIWFSLLFYTISPALLAIRKPLYSAQSNFARFIVIILGVPLAHTHFGVLGAIIVIALSDLPLYIVNLYGLWQEKLFCLYQDLLATIFFIATLAVLLTIRNFLGFTLPISL from the coding sequence ATGGCATCTTTAAAAAAACTTGCAGTTCGTGGAGCAGCTTGGAATATTATTAGTCTTGGCTTCTCTTATATTTTGAGGTTTACTAGTAACTTAATTTTAACTCGTCTATTAGTACCAGAATATTTTGGTTTAATGGCGATGATTACAACCTTAAGATGTGGCTTAGAGCTTGTTTCGGACATTGGTATCAGTCAAAATATTATTAATAGCAAACGAGGAGATGAAACTATATTTTTAAATACCGCTTGGACTCTACAAGTAATTCGTGGATTTGTAATTTGGATTCTGTGTGCAATTCTTGCCTTTCCCGTATCACAATTTTATAATGACCAAAGGTTGCTATGGTTAATTCCTATTGTTGTTTTATATTCGGTGATAGATGGCTTTACTTCTACAAGCATACCGACTCTTTATCGCCACATGCGGTTGGATCGTTTAGCAATATATAATGCTATTCTACAATTTGTACATCTATCAACTCTAATTATTTTATGTTGGAAATATCCCAACATTTTGGTACTAGCAATTGGCACAGTTTTGGGAGGAATATATAGATTAATCAGTAGTTATTGGTTAATTCCTAAATATTATAACCACTTTGATTTTGAGATAGACTCGGCTCGAGAGATTCTATCTTTTGGCAAATGGATGTTTCTTTCATCTGGTTTAATGTTTGCAGCAGAACAAGCAGATAGACTAGTTCTGGCAAAAATATTATCTTTTCAAATGCTAGGAGTTTATACAGTAGCCTATACACTGGCAAGTATACCGAGAGAAGTTATAAGACAAGTTAGTCAAAATGTTATTTTTCCAACAATATCTAAACAAGCAGATTTGCCGAGAGAAGTATTACGAAAAAAAATAATTAGTGCTCGATTTCCTATACTCATAGGTTGTGGAATTGTATTAGCTTTTTTTGTGACAGTTGGTGATTTGATTATTGCCTCACTGTATGATCAAAGATATGCTGATGCTATTTGGATGATGCCAATTTTATGTTTTGGTATTTGGTTTTCCTTACTTTTCTACACCATTAGTCCTGCACTTTTAGCTATTCGCAAACCTCTATATTCAGCTCAAAGTAATTTTGCTCGCTTTATAGTGATTATTTTAGGCGTACCCCTAGCTCATACTCATTTTGGAGTCCTAGGAGCAATCATAGTTATTGCTTTGAGTGACTTACCTTTATACATAGTTAATCTTTATGGACTGTGGCAAGAAAAACTTTTTTGTCTATACCAAGATTTGCTGGCAACTATTTTCTTTATAGCTACATTAGCTGTTCTTTTAACTATTCGCAATTTCTTAGGTTTCACCTTACCCATTTCTCTATAA
- a CDS encoding acyltransferase has translation MKPKVHFYFVDALRGIAALWVVLYHAALDDRLGQLTSILPSWLVLVVFHWGSLGVSIFFVLSGFVIAHSLREATINWSYFRSFCVRRLVRLTPPYYFSILLTLGFALIAARAKGEIFAPGGEPVSFSRFFTHLFYLQDIFQLKHFDDVYWTLCIEVQFYTIFCVLLGLSQLFKKSYHWQFSRAIIFLPLTAIATLFPLEILNHTGRPNYFLPLWYSFLLGVFAYWSWNKQLKSIYFYFYSTLLLTIGIMKSSDFVIASVIVAILLLEAGRNNLMQTWLKQKSLQFLGKISYSLYLSHTPILGAVVFITSKILNASPWSDSITLLLGISCSILFSRVMWQVFEKPSIKWSQNIKIFK, from the coding sequence GTGAAACCTAAAGTTCACTTTTATTTTGTCGATGCCCTACGTGGAATTGCAGCATTATGGGTTGTTTTATATCATGCTGCATTAGATGACAGATTAGGTCAATTAACGAGTATTTTACCTAGTTGGTTAGTGCTTGTAGTCTTTCATTGGGGTAGTTTAGGTGTATCGATATTTTTTGTTCTCAGTGGTTTTGTAATTGCCCATTCCCTGCGAGAAGCAACAATTAATTGGAGCTATTTTAGAAGTTTTTGTGTGCGCCGTTTAGTGCGACTTACACCCCCATACTACTTCTCAATTTTACTAACTTTAGGTTTTGCTTTGATTGCTGCTCGTGCCAAAGGAGAGATATTTGCACCTGGAGGAGAACCTGTATCCTTTTCAAGATTTTTTACACATCTTTTCTACTTGCAAGATATTTTTCAATTGAAACATTTTGATGATGTTTACTGGACATTATGTATAGAAGTGCAGTTTTACACTATTTTCTGTGTACTATTGGGATTATCACAGTTGTTCAAAAAGTCATATCATTGGCAATTTTCGCGTGCCATAATTTTTCTTCCCTTAACCGCGATCGCCACTCTTTTTCCCCTTGAAATTCTCAATCATACTGGTAGACCTAACTACTTTTTACCTCTATGGTACAGTTTTCTTTTAGGAGTATTTGCTTATTGGTCATGGAATAAACAATTAAAGTCTATATACTTCTATTTTTATTCCACATTGTTATTGACCATCGGAATTATGAAATCCTCAGATTTTGTGATTGCTTCTGTAATAGTGGCTATTCTACTATTAGAAGCTGGGCGCAATAATTTGATGCAAACATGGCTTAAACAAAAGTCATTACAGTTCCTAGGTAAAATATCCTATAGTCTTTACCTTTCCCATACTCCCATCTTAGGAGCAGTTGTATTTATTACTTCTAAAATATTGAACGCAAGTCCATGGAGTGATTCTATCACCCTATTATTAGGAATTAGCTGTTCTATTCTTTTTTCTAGAGTTATGTGGCAAGTTTTTGAGAAACCATCTATCAAGTGGAGTCAAAATATTAAAATTTTCAAATAA
- a CDS encoding glycosyltransferase family 4 protein: MRIAYLTGEYPRATDTFIQREVLILRQRGVDVHTFSVRRTGIEHIIGEEQKQERDRTFYLLPPHPGKLLRSHLILLLASPRKYRQSIKLAWSTSQPGLRGALYQFFYFLEAGILAQQIKIRQIQHLHNHIAEASGTVAMLAAEMGGFTYSFTLHGPYIFLRGYQWRLDEKIRRSLFVACISHYARSQGMIFAPMDKWQKMHIIHCGVDPSLFPVVTHKGIGKHLLFIGRLAAAKGLPILLESLVIIKQTHPDVVLTVVGDGSDRQQLQEITAANGLTENVKYVGYKSQTEVREYLQSADVFVMSSFAEGIPVVLMEAMAAGVPVVATQIAGISELVEDGKNGYLVPAGDALSLANRIQTLISAPEIRNKLAIAARSKVEQEFHIHQEVARLHNLFSSALSGKVEAIRPQYFEQPIIDVVSI; encoded by the coding sequence ATGCGTATTGCTTATCTGACTGGTGAATATCCACGAGCAACAGATACTTTTATTCAACGAGAAGTCTTGATTTTGCGGCAACGAGGTGTGGATGTGCATACATTCTCCGTTCGTCGCACAGGAATAGAACACATAATCGGAGAGGAGCAAAAACAAGAGCGCGATCGCACTTTTTATCTTCTGCCTCCTCATCCCGGTAAGTTACTGCGCTCACATCTAATTTTATTACTTGCATCTCCGCGAAAATACCGGCAAAGTATCAAGTTAGCATGGTCTACAAGTCAACCAGGATTACGGGGCGCACTGTATCAATTCTTCTATTTCCTGGAAGCTGGGATTCTGGCACAGCAAATCAAAATTCGCCAGATTCAACATTTACACAATCATATCGCCGAAGCTAGTGGTACTGTGGCGATGCTTGCCGCCGAGATGGGGGGATTTACCTATAGTTTTACCCTCCATGGTCCCTATATCTTTCTCCGTGGGTATCAATGGCGACTAGATGAGAAAATCCGGCGATCGCTCTTTGTTGCTTGTATTAGCCACTATGCTCGCAGTCAGGGAATGATTTTTGCTCCCATGGATAAGTGGCAAAAAATGCACATCATCCATTGTGGTGTTGACCCCAGTTTGTTCCCCGTGGTTACTCACAAAGGTATAGGAAAACACCTATTATTTATCGGGAGATTAGCAGCAGCGAAGGGTTTACCAATTCTTTTAGAAAGTTTGGTAATCATCAAACAAACTCACCCCGATGTTGTTTTAACTGTGGTTGGTGATGGTAGCGATCGCCAACAGTTACAAGAAATTACCGCAGCTAATGGATTGACAGAAAACGTTAAATACGTTGGTTACAAATCTCAGACAGAGGTGAGGGAGTATCTTCAATCAGCAGATGTATTTGTTATGTCTAGCTTTGCTGAGGGAATACCCGTAGTTTTGATGGAAGCTATGGCAGCAGGTGTTCCAGTTGTGGCAACCCAAATCGCTGGCATTAGTGAGTTGGTAGAAGATGGTAAAAATGGCTACCTAGTTCCCGCAGGCGATGCCCTATCTTTGGCAAACCGGATTCAAACCTTGATATCTGCACCGGAAATCCGAAACAAGTTGGCGATCGCAGCTAGAAGCAAAGTTGAACAAGAATTTCATATTCACCAGGAAGTAGCTCGCTTGCATAATTTATTTTCTAGCGCTTTATCTGGAAAAGTAGAAGCAATTCGTCCCCAGTATTTTGAACAGCCAATAATTGACGTAGTCAGTATTTAA
- a CDS encoding NAD(P)-dependent oxidoreductase: MKVLITGASGFLGKYVAATALQQGFAVRAMTRSTSIGYEHPNLEIFPGDLRQSDSLMGALAGVDAVIHLAASMKGDFATQYANTVTATENLLQGMVASGVVRLVGISSFSVFDYWRIPAGATITEDSPVEQEPSLRDSYAQTKLLQEKLMVDFQSKFGGKVTILRPGMIYGRENLWHSLLGVKLGDRLLVSIAGNAQMPLTYVENCADAIIAATTSQEAIAKTINIVDDNLPTRQEYIALLQKMTAKSPQNLSISWQVMQILADMVWFGNKFFTGGKVKLPSILAPAILHARFKPFAYSNALARQLLHWQPPYSLSTALERSLSSPSL, from the coding sequence ATGAAAGTATTAATTACAGGTGCATCTGGCTTTTTAGGAAAGTATGTGGCTGCGACTGCCTTACAACAAGGTTTTGCTGTGCGGGCAATGACTAGAAGCACATCAATAGGCTATGAGCATCCCAATTTAGAAATTTTTCCTGGGGACTTACGTCAGTCTGATAGCTTAATGGGTGCATTGGCTGGTGTAGATGCAGTCATCCATCTAGCAGCATCAATGAAGGGTGATTTTGCAACTCAATACGCAAATACGGTGACTGCAACTGAAAATCTACTTCAAGGAATGGTAGCCTCTGGTGTGGTGCGGTTGGTAGGAATTAGTAGTTTTTCAGTGTTTGATTACTGGAGAATTCCTGCGGGTGCAACAATTACAGAAGATTCCCCTGTAGAGCAAGAACCGAGTTTACGGGATAGCTATGCTCAAACAAAGTTGCTACAGGAAAAGCTGATGGTAGATTTCCAAAGTAAATTTGGGGGAAAAGTCACCATTCTGCGCCCAGGAATGATTTATGGTAGGGAGAATTTGTGGCACTCTCTATTAGGTGTGAAGTTAGGCGATCGCCTGTTGGTTTCCATTGCTGGTAATGCTCAAATGCCACTAACCTATGTGGAAAACTGTGCGGATGCGATTATTGCTGCTACGACATCCCAGGAGGCGATCGCCAAAACTATTAATATTGTGGATGATAATTTGCCCACTCGCCAAGAATATATCGCTCTGCTGCAAAAGATGACAGCAAAGTCTCCCCAAAATCTGAGTATTAGTTGGCAAGTAATGCAGATATTGGCTGATATGGTTTGGTTCGGGAATAAGTTTTTCACTGGCGGGAAGGTGAAACTACCGAGTATCTTGGCTCCTGCTATCCTGCACGCTCGCTTTAAGCCTTTTGCTTATAGTAATGCCTTGGCGCGGCAGTTGTTACATTGGCAACCTCCATACTCACTATCCACAGCCCTAGAACGTAGTCTTTCTTCTCCATCCCTATAA
- a CDS encoding Gfo/Idh/MocA family protein — protein sequence MGLITRPQIQNSLMNLVYKKGWHNLQSQINTRSYKKHIAIVGCGYVADYYLQTLPLHAELELVGVMDRIPERAEKFAAYHGISRIYDSLEALLDDSKVDIVLNLTNPSSHYEVSQACLNAGKHVYSEKPLAMEMWQAQELTDLASQKGLLLSSAPCSLLSETAQTIWKALRENQIGKVRLVYAEMDDGLVHLMPYKQWLSKSGTPWPYKDEFEVGCTLEHAGYYVTWLTAFFGPAESVSAFSDCLIPDKQTDIELNIKSPDFSVACIKFISGVVARLTCSIVAPHDHSLRIIGDEGILGIHDCWYYASPVYIRRSLTIRRRRLEGIWKQRYPLVKSAPNLGNRGAQRMDFCRGVAEMAAAITEERQCRLGTDFSLHNNELVLAIQNSLDTGSPYKMTTTFEPMAPMDWAV from the coding sequence ATGGGTTTAATAACTCGTCCCCAAATTCAAAATTCATTAATGAACTTAGTATATAAAAAAGGTTGGCATAATTTACAATCCCAAATTAATACTCGCTCCTACAAAAAACATATTGCTATTGTTGGTTGTGGTTATGTAGCAGATTACTATTTGCAAACCCTGCCACTCCATGCAGAGTTAGAGCTTGTAGGAGTCATGGATAGAATTCCAGAAAGGGCGGAAAAATTTGCCGCATACCATGGGATATCCCGCATTTATGACAGCTTAGAAGCATTACTGGATGACAGCAAAGTTGATATTGTTTTAAATTTAACAAATCCTAGTAGCCACTATGAAGTTTCTCAAGCTTGTTTAAATGCCGGGAAGCATGTTTATTCTGAAAAACCCCTGGCGATGGAGATGTGGCAAGCTCAGGAATTGACAGATTTAGCATCACAAAAGGGCTTACTATTATCATCTGCTCCTTGTAGTCTTTTAAGTGAAACTGCTCAAACAATTTGGAAAGCATTAAGAGAGAATCAAATCGGCAAAGTTAGACTTGTTTATGCAGAAATGGATGATGGATTAGTTCACTTAATGCCTTATAAGCAGTGGTTGAGTAAATCTGGTACTCCCTGGCCCTATAAAGATGAATTTGAAGTTGGTTGTACCTTAGAACATGCAGGATATTACGTGACATGGTTAACAGCTTTTTTCGGTCCAGCAGAGTCAGTTAGTGCTTTTTCTGATTGCTTAATTCCTGATAAGCAAACGGATATAGAGTTAAATATCAAATCTCCAGATTTTTCTGTTGCTTGTATTAAGTTTATCTCAGGAGTTGTCGCCAGATTAACCTGTAGTATTGTGGCTCCCCATGACCATTCTTTAAGAATTATTGGAGATGAGGGAATATTAGGAATTCATGATTGTTGGTATTATGCTTCTCCAGTTTATATTCGGCGCAGTTTGACTATTAGACGCAGAAGATTAGAAGGTATTTGGAAGCAAAGATATCCCTTAGTTAAATCTGCCCCGAATTTAGGGAATCGTGGCGCTCAACGTATGGACTTTTGCCGAGGTGTGGCAGAAATGGCTGCGGCAATTACAGAGGAAAGACAATGTAGATTAGGGACAGATTTCTCTCTCCATAATAATGAGCTTGTCTTGGCGATTCAAAATTCCTTAGACACAGGTTCCCCCTATAAAATGACAACAACTTTTGAGCCAATGGCACCGATGGATTGGGCAGTTTGA
- a CDS encoding glycosyltransferase family 2 protein — MKNKSLGVVVIGRNEGKRLQKSLKSIVGDERIVVYVDSGSTDGSVDFAKSLGVYVVKLDLSIPFTAARARNAGFEYLLKINPEIEFVQFIDGDCQVVEGWLEIAEATLINHVDVLVVCGRRREINPYQSIYNLLCDIEWCTPVGEVKACGGDAMMRVTALKQVGGFNPQMIAGEEPELCVRLREIGGKILRIDAEMTRHDAQISSFAQWWKRCVRNGYAYAEGAWLHGQSSHKHWVKESRMIWVYGLVLPLLALSIASATQGLSIGILLVANIYLGLRVYKFAINKNFAVPDAMIYGLFCVLDKFPMLQGQIQFHRTRLLKRQPQLVEYK, encoded by the coding sequence ATGAAAAATAAATCTCTTGGTGTAGTTGTTATTGGAAGAAATGAAGGAAAGCGTTTACAAAAATCTCTGAAATCCATAGTAGGAGATGAACGAATAGTTGTATATGTTGATTCTGGTTCGACTGATGGTAGTGTAGACTTCGCAAAATCTCTAGGAGTCTATGTAGTAAAACTCGATTTATCCATACCTTTTACAGCAGCACGTGCGAGGAATGCAGGTTTTGAATATTTACTAAAAATCAACCCAGAAATAGAATTTGTTCAGTTCATTGATGGAGATTGCCAAGTTGTAGAGGGATGGTTAGAAATTGCAGAGGCAACCTTAATTAATCATGTTGATGTATTAGTTGTTTGTGGTCGTCGTCGAGAGATAAATCCTTATCAATCTATTTATAACCTCTTGTGTGATATTGAGTGGTGTACTCCTGTGGGTGAAGTCAAAGCTTGTGGTGGCGATGCAATGATGAGAGTTACTGCTTTGAAACAGGTGGGAGGTTTCAACCCACAAATGATTGCTGGTGAAGAACCTGAACTGTGTGTACGACTCAGAGAAATTGGGGGAAAAATTCTGCGTATAGATGCAGAAATGACCAGACACGATGCCCAAATTTCTAGTTTTGCTCAGTGGTGGAAGCGCTGCGTTCGCAATGGTTATGCTTACGCAGAAGGAGCATGGCTACATGGTCAAAGTTCCCATAAACATTGGGTGAAAGAAAGTCGAATGATTTGGGTTTATGGCTTGGTATTGCCATTACTAGCATTATCCATTGCATCTGCAACCCAAGGATTAAGTATAGGAATATTACTAGTAGCCAATATTTACTTAGGTTTGCGGGTGTACAAATTTGCTATCAATAAAAATTTTGCAGTTCCCGATGCCATGATTTATGGGCTTTTCTGTGTTCTAGATAAATTTCCTATGTTACAAGGACAAATCCAATTTCATAGAACTCGCTTATTGAAACGACAGCCTCAATTAGTAGAATATAAATAA
- a CDS encoding O-antigen ligase encodes MIPLTNNNTHTNQYINSKIRLIEKTFVIISLFAFPGILYIFPRIGILPQGIVTLAKYCSWIGSLLLVLLFWRSCIILSITNIFIWLLTGLSVISFLWSDFPSVTFLNAIEVLMMTLFSLYFATRFCLEEQIKLISTTLFIGAILSIFVAVIFPNFGRHIEGDLIGAWKGIYWQKNILGSMMVLSSITFYTLPKQTSSFYRYLGLSIALGLILFSTSKTSLVLYFISMSIMIFYQKFRWRGKISVVLVDIGILVFGCVLLLVSTFWVELLTELGKDPTLTGRTPLWNVMLNRLMDRPLFGYGIGGFWAPGSQYAIEAGKAVGTGWIAPSGHNGYMDILVDLGLVGFSLFLIIYCITFIKAFRIAYSSNKKEDLWYLTYITFLALNSLTETFFLRPGIHWMLFITVAFSVNKKIREY; translated from the coding sequence ATGATTCCCTTGACAAATAACAATACTCATACAAATCAATATATCAACTCAAAAATTAGACTGATTGAAAAAACGTTTGTAATTATATCTTTATTTGCTTTTCCAGGAATACTATACATTTTTCCCCGAATTGGTATTCTTCCCCAAGGAATAGTGACATTAGCTAAGTACTGCTCTTGGATAGGCTCCCTCCTCTTAGTTTTGTTATTTTGGAGAAGCTGCATTATCCTTTCTATCACAAATATTTTTATTTGGTTACTAACTGGGTTAAGCGTAATATCATTTTTATGGTCAGACTTTCCTTCTGTGACATTTCTAAATGCTATAGAAGTTCTGATGATGACATTATTTAGTTTATATTTTGCCACAAGATTCTGTCTTGAGGAACAAATAAAATTAATTAGCACAACTTTATTTATTGGTGCGATTCTAAGTATTTTTGTTGCAGTTATATTTCCTAATTTTGGAAGACACATAGAAGGTGATTTAATAGGTGCATGGAAAGGAATATATTGGCAAAAAAATATTTTAGGTAGCATGATGGTTTTAAGCTCCATCACATTTTATACCTTGCCAAAACAGACTTCATCTTTTTATCGATACTTGGGTTTGAGTATAGCTCTAGGATTAATATTATTTTCCACTTCCAAAACATCCCTAGTTCTTTACTTCATTAGTATGTCAATTATGATTTTCTATCAAAAGTTTCGCTGGCGAGGAAAAATCAGTGTAGTTTTGGTAGATATTGGGATTTTAGTTTTTGGATGTGTCCTTTTATTAGTTTCTACATTCTGGGTAGAGCTTCTGACTGAATTAGGTAAAGATCCCACTCTAACAGGAAGAACACCTTTATGGAATGTGATGCTAAATCGATTAATGGATAGACCACTATTTGGTTATGGAATCGGTGGATTTTGGGCTCCCGGTAGTCAATATGCTATTGAAGCAGGTAAAGCTGTAGGAACAGGTTGGATTGCTCCCAGTGGTCATAATGGGTATATGGATATATTAGTAGACTTAGGTTTAGTTGGCTTTTCACTATTTTTAATTATTTATTGTATAACTTTTATTAAAGCATTTAGAATAGCTTATTCTTCTAACAAAAAAGAAGATTTATGGTATTTAACATATATTACTTTCTTAGCATTAAACAGTCTAACAGAAACATTTTTTCTTCGCCCAGGGATTCACTGGATGCTATTTATCACAGTTGCTTTCTCCGTTAACAAAAAAATCAGAGAATATTGA
- a CDS encoding glycosyltransferase family 4 protein: MSVININSSPEISKKYKNLRILYAVGPESVIEAYHSWSLGQDSPSQVSITFSSQFYEVCRELNAKGFVIAQSEEEELFQDEQFFIKRQRPPLKAKSGFLYHWGQVLSGLNLLGYALKFRVNIIIADSGTTHWFVLSLFKILGINIIPSLHCLLWHKYLPQRLGEKIVLALSKNLFKSQSLGILVASEDIRKQIFQLTGDKNQAICHFFPSYRQTYFSTIDKPQFRTNSNHPFRVLFAGRIEADKGVFDLLEIAATFAKEGRNNIIFDICGSGSKLDILQTKVEALNLTSNFICHGYCDKEKMQKIYSQSHVVIVPTRTEFIEGFNRVVLEAILAGRPVITSSVCPALDYVRDAVIEVPPNDVQSYADSLTEISQNIHLYKQKQQACIDLQTQFYSQSNTWKTAIKSIIQGHRI; encoded by the coding sequence ATGTCTGTAATCAATATTAATTCCTCGCCAGAAATCTCCAAGAAATACAAAAATTTGAGAATACTGTATGCAGTAGGACCAGAGAGTGTCATAGAAGCATATCATTCTTGGAGTCTTGGGCAAGATTCTCCATCACAAGTATCTATAACTTTTTCTAGTCAGTTTTACGAAGTCTGTCGAGAATTAAATGCTAAAGGTTTTGTGATTGCCCAATCAGAGGAAGAAGAACTTTTTCAAGATGAACAATTTTTCATTAAACGCCAACGACCTCCTCTCAAAGCTAAATCTGGTTTTTTATATCACTGGGGACAAGTTTTATCTGGCTTAAATCTACTAGGATATGCTCTTAAATTTCGAGTAAATATTATCATTGCAGATAGCGGAACAACTCATTGGTTTGTTCTGTCATTATTTAAAATACTAGGCATAAATATTATTCCTTCCCTACATTGTCTACTCTGGCACAAATATCTACCTCAAAGGTTAGGCGAGAAAATAGTATTAGCACTGAGTAAGAATCTTTTTAAATCTCAGAGTTTAGGAATATTAGTCGCTTCCGAAGATATCAGAAAGCAAATTTTTCAGCTTACTGGTGACAAAAATCAAGCGATATGTCATTTTTTCCCTTCCTATCGCCAGACATACTTTAGCACCATTGACAAGCCTCAATTTCGTACTAATTCTAATCATCCCTTTAGAGTTTTATTTGCAGGTCGCATAGAAGCAGATAAAGGAGTATTTGATTTATTAGAAATTGCTGCAACTTTTGCCAAAGAGGGAAGAAATAATATTATTTTTGATATTTGTGGAAGTGGCTCAAAGTTAGATATTTTACAAACAAAAGTCGAAGCATTAAATTTAACCAGCAATTTTATTTGTCACGGCTATTGTGATAAAGAAAAAATGCAGAAAATATACTCTCAATCCCATGTAGTGATAGTTCCAACTAGGACAGAATTTATAGAAGGCTTTAATAGAGTTGTTTTAGAAGCCATATTAGCGGGTCGTCCGGTAATCACCTCTTCTGTCTGCCCTGCCTTAGATTATGTCAGAGATGCGGTCATAGAAGTTCCTCCGAATGATGTCCAATCCTATGCTGATTCTCTGACAGAAATTTCTCAAAATATCCATTTATACAAGCAAAAGCAACAAGCATGTATAGATTTACAAACACAATTTTATAGTCAAAGTAATACTTGGAAAACAGCAATTAAGTCTATAATTCAAGGTCATAGAATATAA
- a CDS encoding glycosyltransferase family 2 protein yields the protein MLFSQLGWWLINGVLGVAASIVLVICLHFLIECSAALLPFSGKNYQGRWQDTQVAVLVPAHNEELVIADTLAHIIPQLKSQDRVVVIADNCSDATAEIARGTGAVVIERHDRTHQGKGYALDYGLDFLAVEPPDIVVFIDADCIVQGGAIAMLSEWAIASNRPIQGNYFMAKPQSNPSAKDFISQFSIIIKNIVRSQGLTNLGQSSLLLGTGMAFPWQVIRSVNMASGHLVEDMKLGLDLTIAGYPTIFCPEAQVTANLPSQQQAAKSQRTRWVHGHLQAIRTYVPRLITEAITQKRFDLLVCLLDLCIPPLSLLTVIWLMVMLITLLFAVWGMGWTAVAIATIAGCCFLTAVIIAWAKFARQELPLSRLLAIPGYLLWKIPIYLKFVIKPQSKWVRTDRN from the coding sequence ATGTTGTTTAGTCAGTTAGGATGGTGGCTGATTAATGGCGTTTTGGGGGTTGCTGCCTCGATTGTATTGGTAATTTGTCTGCATTTCCTGATTGAATGTAGCGCAGCCCTATTACCCTTTTCTGGTAAGAATTATCAGGGAAGATGGCAAGATACTCAAGTTGCGGTTTTAGTCCCAGCCCATAATGAGGAATTAGTCATTGCTGATACTTTAGCGCACATTATACCTCAACTGAAAAGCCAAGATAGGGTAGTAGTGATTGCAGATAACTGTAGTGATGCAACCGCAGAGATTGCCCGTGGGACAGGTGCGGTGGTAATTGAGCGTCATGATAGGACACATCAAGGCAAGGGTTACGCCTTAGACTATGGTTTAGATTTTCTGGCAGTAGAACCACCAGATATTGTGGTATTTATTGATGCTGACTGTATAGTACAGGGAGGAGCGATCGCTATGTTGAGTGAGTGGGCGATCGCCAGCAATAGACCGATACAGGGCAATTATTTCATGGCAAAACCCCAGAGTAACCCCTCTGCCAAGGATTTTATCTCGCAATTTTCCATCATTATCAAAAATATTGTTCGTTCCCAGGGATTAACTAATTTAGGTCAATCATCCCTACTATTAGGTACAGGAATGGCTTTTCCCTGGCAGGTTATCCGTTCAGTGAATATGGCAAGTGGGCATTTAGTGGAAGATATGAAACTGGGTTTAGACTTAACCATTGCCGGATATCCCACCATTTTTTGCCCAGAAGCACAGGTGACAGCCAACTTACCATCCCAACAACAGGCAGCTAAGAGCCAGAGAACTCGCTGGGTACATGGTCATTTACAAGCAATTCGCACCTATGTCCCTCGATTAATCACCGAAGCAATCACCCAAAAAAGATTTGATTTACTAGTTTGTTTATTAGATTTGTGTATACCACCCCTGTCTCTGTTAACAGTTATCTGGTTAATGGTGATGCTGATTACCCTATTATTTGCAGTTTGGGGAATGGGATGGACAGCAGTGGCGATCGCGACTATCGCAGGTTGTTGTTTCCTGACAGCAGTCATCATTGCTTGGGCTAAATTTGCGAGGCAGGAATTACCTCTATCACGATTATTAGCAATTCCTGGTTATTTACTCTGGAAAATTCCCATCTACTTGAAATTTGTCATTAAACCCCAAAGTAAATGGGTACGTACAGACAGAAATTAA